Proteins encoded together in one Paracidovorax wautersii window:
- a CDS encoding flavin reductase family protein, protein MDIDFSPLTPHQRYKLMASLIVPRPIALITTLGPDGTVNAAPFSMFNMVGEDPPIVMVSINRLQDGALKDTAAHILRTGEFVVHITDEAMAERMHACGDSLPPDQSELLHAGLTAVPSRSVAPPRIAEAPVAFECVLHETLETPSRYVFIGRVQWLAVRDGLVDTELWRVRLQNFHPVGRFGASFYLRTGDRFAIASAGKAATGVDARSTPIDEM, encoded by the coding sequence ATGGACATCGACTTCTCCCCCCTCACCCCCCACCAGCGCTACAAGCTGATGGCCAGCCTGATCGTCCCCCGCCCGATCGCGCTGATCACCACCCTCGGCCCCGACGGCACCGTCAACGCCGCCCCGTTCAGCATGTTCAATATGGTGGGCGAGGACCCGCCCATCGTCATGGTCAGCATCAACCGCCTGCAGGACGGCGCGCTCAAGGACACCGCCGCGCACATCCTGCGCACCGGCGAGTTCGTCGTCCACATCACTGACGAGGCCATGGCCGAGCGCATGCATGCCTGTGGCGACAGCCTGCCGCCCGACCAGAGCGAGCTGCTGCACGCGGGGCTGACTGCCGTGCCGTCGCGCAGCGTGGCGCCGCCGCGCATCGCCGAGGCGCCCGTGGCGTTCGAATGCGTGCTGCACGAGACGCTGGAGACGCCCAGCCGCTATGTGTTCATCGGCCGCGTCCAGTGGCTGGCCGTGCGCGATGGGCTGGTAGATACCGAACTCTGGCGCGTGCGGCTGCAAAACTTCCATCCGGTGGGGCGGTTCGGCGCGAGCTTCTACCTCCGCACGGGCGACCGCTTCGCCATCGCATCGGCGGGGAAGGCCGCAACCGGCGTGGACGCCCGGTCCACCCCGATCGATGAGATGTAA
- a CDS encoding ABC transporter permease gives MSIKLEPRPQASRLWTYGSPLLALAVTVLIGVALFAALGKDPVRGLQVFFWEPIKSQYAIGELMVKATPLLLIALGLAVCFRSNVWNIGAEGQFVIGAVAAGGMALLADKTTGPWIVPAILLAGVLGGMAWAGITALLRDKFNANEILVSLMLVYVATLVLGYLVYGPWKDPMGYNFPQTKTFERVTQIPKLMQGSRVTIGLLLALAGAAALWVFLFRTRAGFALQVGGLAPAAARYAGFSSRRALWTALLVSGGAAGLAGALEVAGPIGQLTPYVPAGYGFAAIIVAFVGRLHPVGMVFSALLMSMFYIGGELAQSRLGLPKSLTGVFQGLLLFTLLACDTLIAYRIRWVGRTSQGAR, from the coding sequence ATGTCCATTAAGCTGGAACCACGTCCCCAGGCCTCGCGGCTGTGGACGTACGGCTCGCCGCTGCTCGCCCTGGCGGTGACGGTGCTCATCGGCGTGGCCCTGTTCGCCGCGCTGGGCAAGGATCCGGTGCGCGGCCTGCAGGTGTTCTTCTGGGAGCCCATCAAGTCGCAGTACGCCATCGGCGAGCTCATGGTCAAGGCCACGCCGCTGCTGCTCATCGCGCTGGGGCTGGCCGTGTGCTTCCGCTCCAACGTGTGGAACATCGGCGCCGAAGGGCAGTTCGTGATCGGCGCGGTGGCGGCAGGCGGCATGGCGCTGCTGGCCGACAAGACCACCGGGCCGTGGATCGTGCCCGCCATCCTGCTGGCCGGCGTGCTGGGCGGCATGGCGTGGGCCGGCATCACGGCGCTGCTGCGCGACAAGTTCAACGCCAATGAGATCCTGGTGAGCCTGATGCTGGTCTACGTGGCCACGCTGGTGCTGGGTTACCTGGTCTACGGGCCGTGGAAAGACCCGATGGGCTACAACTTCCCGCAGACCAAGACCTTCGAGCGTGTGACGCAGATCCCCAAGCTCATGCAGGGCTCGCGCGTGACCATCGGCCTGCTGCTGGCCCTGGCCGGGGCAGCCGCGCTGTGGGTGTTCCTGTTCCGCACGCGGGCCGGCTTCGCCCTGCAGGTGGGCGGCCTGGCGCCGGCGGCGGCGCGGTATGCGGGGTTCTCTTCGCGCCGCGCGCTGTGGACGGCGCTGCTGGTCTCGGGCGGCGCCGCAGGGCTGGCGGGCGCGCTGGAGGTGGCCGGGCCCATCGGCCAGCTCACGCCCTATGTGCCGGCGGGCTACGGCTTCGCGGCCATCATCGTGGCTTTCGTCGGGCGGCTGCATCCCGTGGGCATGGTCTTCTCGGCCCTCCTGATGAGCATGTTCTATATCGGCGGCGAACTGGCGCAGTCGCGCCTGGGCCTGCCCAAATCGCTCACCGGCGTATTCCAGGGGCTGTTGCTGTTCACGCTGCTGGCGTGCGACACGCTGATCGCCTACCGGATCCGCTGGGTGGGCCGCACCAGCCAGGGAGCCCGCTGA
- a CDS encoding precorrin-8X methylmutase: MLHRYETDGAEIYRQSFATIRREADLARFTSVEERVVVRMIHAAGMVELAPHVHFSTGMAEAAQQALQNGAPVLCDVRMVSEGITRSRLPAHNPVICTLHDPEVAALAQRMGNTRSAAALELWRPHLAGAVVAIGNAPTALFHLLNLLQDPDCPRPAAIVGCPVGFIGAAESKEALMQDLPVPAMIVRGRLGGSAMTVAAINALASHAE, encoded by the coding sequence ATGCTGCACCGCTACGAAACCGATGGCGCCGAGATCTACCGGCAGTCCTTTGCCACCATCCGCCGCGAGGCCGACCTGGCCCGCTTCACCTCCGTGGAAGAGCGGGTGGTCGTCCGCATGATCCACGCGGCCGGCATGGTCGAGCTGGCGCCCCACGTCCACTTTTCCACCGGCATGGCCGAAGCCGCGCAGCAGGCGCTGCAGAACGGCGCGCCCGTGCTGTGCGACGTGCGCATGGTCAGCGAAGGCATTACCCGCTCGCGCCTGCCGGCCCACAACCCCGTCATCTGCACGCTGCACGACCCCGAGGTCGCAGCGCTGGCGCAGCGCATGGGCAATACCCGGAGCGCCGCCGCGCTGGAGCTGTGGCGCCCCCACCTGGCGGGCGCCGTGGTCGCCATCGGCAACGCGCCCACGGCCTTGTTCCACCTGCTCAATCTGCTGCAGGACCCGGACTGCCCGCGCCCGGCGGCCATCGTCGGCTGCCCCGTGGGCTTCATCGGCGCGGCGGAATCGAAGGAGGCCCTGATGCAGGATCTGCCCGTGCCGGCCATGATCGTGCGCGGGCGCCTGGGCGGCTCGGCCATGACGGTCGCCGCCATCAACGCGCTGGCCAGCCATGCCGAATAG
- the cobI gene encoding precorrin-2 C(20)-methyltransferase, which produces MPNSVVTPAAGVVCVGLGPGDPELMSVKADRLVRGARHVAFFRKKGRPGKARQLVDGLLAPGTAEYPMEYPMTTEMPVDSPDYVAQLAAFYDDWCARLETLARTEQVVVLCEGDPFLYGSFMHLYTRLRERAAVRLEVVPGIPGMVGCWHATGEPITWGDDVLSVMTGTLPEDELVRRMQSAEALVVMKVGRNLPRIRRALERTGRLDAAWLVQNGTTAQQQVARLTEVEGDACPYFAIVLVHGQGRRPEAAW; this is translated from the coding sequence ATGCCGAATAGCGTGGTGACACCCGCAGCGGGCGTCGTCTGCGTGGGCCTGGGCCCGGGCGACCCGGAACTGATGTCCGTGAAGGCCGACCGGCTAGTGCGCGGCGCGCGCCACGTGGCGTTCTTCCGCAAGAAGGGCCGGCCCGGCAAGGCGCGGCAACTGGTCGACGGCCTGCTGGCGCCCGGCACGGCCGAGTACCCGATGGAATACCCCATGACCACCGAGATGCCGGTGGACAGCCCCGACTACGTGGCCCAGCTTGCCGCGTTCTACGACGACTGGTGCGCGCGCCTGGAGACGCTGGCCCGCACCGAGCAGGTCGTTGTGCTGTGCGAGGGCGATCCGTTCCTCTACGGCTCCTTCATGCACCTGTACACCCGCTTGCGCGAGCGCGCGGCCGTGCGGCTGGAAGTCGTGCCCGGCATTCCCGGCATGGTGGGCTGCTGGCACGCCACGGGAGAGCCCATCACCTGGGGCGACGACGTACTGAGCGTGATGACCGGCACCCTGCCGGAGGACGAACTGGTGCGCCGCATGCAGTCGGCCGAAGCGCTGGTGGTGATGAAGGTGGGCCGCAACCTGCCACGCATCCGCCGCGCGCTGGAGCGCACGGGCCGGCTCGATGCCGCCTGGCTGGTGCAGAACGGCACCACGGCGCAGCAGCAGGTCGCACGCCTGACCGAGGTGGAGGGCGACGCCTGCCCCTACTTCGCCATCGTGCTGGTGCACGGCCAGGGCCGCCGGCCGGAGGCCGCATGGTGA
- a CDS encoding precorrin-3B synthase gives MPSGDGLVVRVRPPLGRLTLRQAGRLARLARTHASGVLELSSRANVQLRGVAEARHAGVLRALAGCGLLDADVQRERRRNLVVDPLHRPGDGVTELAQALWQALATPDDTLDALPAKFGWSIDGGHGAGLQAVSADIRFERVPQHPAAQGSPHGDGSSAATAWRVRPDGLPWAMVAPNAVQAVAAGLALACWFARRCQQQQQQKKIEGRRPGRLAACAPEIERLVAADDGAPAWPPGRPPGVAWQAVEQPTPSTPDTTHAAPPTPGRVPSVGWLAGAPLGRLQATALARLVRALQAAGGAAEGYGLRATPWRMLLIEWPRAPDSDGGAGGGNGMRQPPQLPPSTGLDHAADWITQAADARLRVSACTGAPGCPQAQAPTQALALALAPHVPAGAHLHVSGCAKGCARQAPATVTLRAEPSPCGSLFAVVRDGNANGEARERLQAAAVQDNPGLLFENQN, from the coding sequence ATGCCCTCGGGCGATGGCCTGGTCGTGCGCGTGCGCCCGCCCCTGGGCCGGCTCACGCTGCGCCAGGCCGGGCGGCTGGCCCGGCTGGCACGCACCCACGCGTCGGGCGTGCTGGAGCTGTCCAGCCGCGCCAACGTGCAGCTGCGCGGCGTGGCGGAGGCGCGGCATGCCGGCGTGCTGCGCGCCCTCGCGGGGTGCGGTCTGCTGGATGCCGACGTGCAGCGCGAGCGGCGCCGCAACCTGGTGGTGGACCCGCTCCACCGGCCCGGTGACGGCGTGACGGAGCTGGCCCAGGCGCTCTGGCAGGCCCTTGCCACCCCGGACGACACCCTGGACGCCCTGCCGGCCAAGTTCGGCTGGTCCATCGACGGCGGGCACGGGGCCGGGCTGCAGGCGGTCTCGGCAGACATTCGCTTCGAGCGGGTGCCGCAACACCCCGCTGCCCAGGGAAGTCCCCATGGCGATGGCAGCAGCGCAGCCACCGCCTGGCGCGTACGGCCGGATGGGCTGCCCTGGGCCATGGTCGCCCCCAATGCCGTACAGGCCGTGGCGGCGGGCTTGGCGCTGGCGTGCTGGTTTGCCCGGCGTTGCCAACAGCAACAGCAACAGAAGAAGATTGAAGGGCGCCGGCCGGGACGCCTGGCCGCCTGCGCGCCCGAGATCGAACGCCTCGTGGCAGCAGACGACGGCGCCCCCGCCTGGCCGCCTGGGCGGCCCCCCGGAGTTGCTTGGCAAGCGGTGGAGCAGCCAACGCCGTCCACCCCAGACACAACCCACGCGGCCCCCCCCACACCGGGCCGCGTGCCCAGCGTCGGCTGGCTGGCAGGCGCCCCGCTGGGCCGGCTGCAGGCCACCGCATTGGCCCGTTTGGTCAGGGCATTGCAGGCGGCCGGCGGCGCGGCAGAGGGCTACGGCCTGCGCGCGACCCCCTGGCGCATGCTGCTGATCGAATGGCCGCGGGCACCGGACAGCGACGGGGGCGCTGGCGGCGGCAACGGCATGCGCCAGCCACCGCAGCTTCCGCCAAGCACCGGGCTGGACCACGCAGCCGACTGGATCACCCAAGCGGCGGATGCACGGCTGCGCGTGTCGGCCTGCACCGGCGCGCCCGGTTGCCCCCAGGCGCAGGCGCCCACGCAGGCCCTGGCGCTGGCCCTGGCGCCGCACGTGCCCGCAGGCGCGCACCTGCACGTGAGCGGCTGCGCCAAGGGCTGCGCACGGCAAGCCCCGGCCACCGTCACGCTGCGGGCCGAGCCATCGCCTTGCGGCAGTCTGTTTGCCGTGGTGCGCGACGGCAATGCCAACGGTGAGGCCCGGGAGCGGCTGCAGGCGGCCGCTGTGCAAGACAATCCCGGGTTGCTGTTCGAAAACCAGAATTGA
- a CDS encoding LysR family transcriptional regulator, with protein MRDHILFDKIDLHLIRVLHTVLTERSVSRAAVRLGMHQPAVSAALRRLRDLAGDPLLVRSGAAMLPTEAGLRMVEPAASILRAAEGLFSDARGFDPRTATRTFRIAASDYLDPLFLPRLMAHLKTEAPLCPVEILPLSPDAHYHAHLAQGDVDVVIGNWPQPPEDLHMARLFGDEVVSLVSQSHPAVRRGWDADGWLAAEHIAPTPTHPGARGVIDAHLDALGLRRHITARCAHFSLIPEMVASSLLVLTTGRQFCERYTRQLPLAILPCPVPFPRLMYYQLWHARSHHSAAAAWLREGVKAVASTLRK; from the coding sequence ATGAGAGACCACATCCTTTTCGACAAGATCGACCTCCATCTCATCCGGGTGCTGCATACCGTGCTCACTGAACGAAGCGTTTCGCGTGCCGCCGTGCGCCTGGGCATGCACCAGCCCGCCGTGTCGGCCGCGCTGCGCCGCCTGCGCGACCTGGCGGGCGACCCGCTGCTGGTGCGCTCGGGCGCGGCCATGCTGCCCACCGAGGCCGGGCTGCGCATGGTGGAGCCGGCGGCCAGCATCCTGCGTGCGGCGGAAGGGCTGTTCTCGGACGCCCGCGGCTTCGACCCGCGCACGGCCACGCGCACCTTCCGCATTGCCGCCAGCGACTACCTGGACCCGCTCTTCCTGCCCCGGCTGATGGCCCACCTGAAGACCGAGGCGCCGCTGTGCCCGGTGGAGATCCTGCCCCTGTCGCCCGACGCCCACTACCACGCGCACCTGGCGCAGGGCGACGTCGACGTCGTCATCGGCAACTGGCCCCAGCCGCCCGAAGACCTGCACATGGCCCGGCTGTTCGGCGACGAGGTGGTGAGCCTGGTCAGCCAGTCCCATCCGGCCGTGCGCCGGGGCTGGGATGCCGATGGCTGGCTGGCGGCCGAGCACATCGCGCCCACGCCCACCCATCCCGGCGCCCGCGGGGTCATCGACGCCCACCTGGATGCGCTGGGGCTGCGCCGCCACATCACCGCGCGCTGCGCGCATTTCAGCCTGATCCCGGAGATGGTGGCATCGAGCTTGCTTGTGCTCACCACCGGCCGGCAGTTCTGCGAGCGCTACACGCGCCAGCTGCCGCTGGCCATCCTGCCGTGCCCCGTGCCCTTTCCCCGCCTCATGTACTACCAGCTCTGGCATGCCCGCTCGCACCATTCGGCGGCAGCGGCCTGGCTGCGCGAAGGCGTGAAGGCGGTGGCCTCGACGCTCCGAAAATGA
- a CDS encoding ABC transporter permease encodes MESYALLLGSTLSAGTVLAIAALGLLINEKSGIVNLGAEGMMLCAAIAGFATVVHTGNTWLGFAAGMAAGALLAGVFGVLVIWLNTNQYATGLALSLFGVGFSAFVGINYVQAKLPELPKYAIPVLSDIPLAGPALFRQHPIVYLTMVLVAALIWFLYRSRAGLVLRSVGESPESAHALGYPVRRIRLAAVMVGGALCGLSGAYISTVYTPLWVEGMVAGRGWIALALTTFATWRPARVLLGAYLFGGVTMLQFHLQATGVEVASQLLSMLPYLATIVVLALISRNPTWIRVNMPASLGKPFYPGS; translated from the coding sequence ATGGAGTCCTACGCACTGCTGCTGGGCTCCACGCTCAGCGCCGGCACCGTCCTCGCCATCGCGGCGCTGGGCCTGCTGATCAACGAAAAGTCCGGCATCGTGAACCTGGGCGCCGAGGGCATGATGCTGTGCGCCGCCATCGCGGGCTTTGCCACCGTGGTCCACACGGGCAACACCTGGCTGGGCTTTGCGGCCGGCATGGCGGCCGGCGCGTTGCTGGCGGGCGTCTTCGGCGTGCTGGTGATCTGGCTCAACACCAACCAGTACGCCACCGGCCTGGCGCTGAGCCTGTTCGGCGTGGGCTTTTCCGCCTTCGTCGGCATCAACTACGTCCAGGCCAAGCTGCCGGAGCTGCCCAAGTACGCCATTCCCGTGCTGTCCGACATTCCGCTGGCGGGGCCCGCGCTGTTTCGCCAGCATCCCATCGTGTACCTGACCATGGTGCTGGTGGCTGCGCTGATCTGGTTCCTGTACCGCTCGCGCGCCGGCCTGGTGCTGCGCTCGGTGGGCGAGTCGCCCGAGTCGGCCCATGCCCTGGGCTACCCGGTGCGCCGCATCCGCCTGGCGGCGGTGATGGTGGGCGGGGCGCTGTGCGGGCTGTCGGGTGCCTACATCTCCACGGTGTACACGCCGCTGTGGGTGGAGGGCATGGTGGCCGGGCGCGGCTGGATCGCGCTGGCGCTCACCACCTTCGCCACCTGGCGCCCGGCACGGGTGTTGCTTGGGGCTTATCTGTTCGGTGGCGTGACGATGCTGCAGTTCCACCTGCAGGCCACGGGGGTGGAGGTAGCGAGCCAGTTGCTGAGCATGCTGCCCTACCTGGCGACCATCGTGGTGCTGGCACTGATCTCGCGCAATCCGACCTGGATCCGCGTGAACATGCCGGCCTCGCTGGGCAAGCCGTTCTATCCCGGGTCCTGA
- a CDS encoding ABC transporter ATP-binding protein — MNSSPTPPPGAVVPRLQLTGITKRYPAVVANSGVSLTVQPGEVHAVLGENGAGKSTLMKIIYGAVKPDEGQMHFDGRPVQIRNPQEARALGIAMVFQHFSLFDTLTVAENVWLGLDKSLQLAEVTRRITATAAEYGLDIDPHRPVHTLSVGEMQRVEIIRALLTNPKLLILDEPTSVLTPQAVEKLFVVLRKLASEGCSILYISHKLHEIRALCTACTVLRGGKVTGVCNPAEETNASLSRMMIGAEPPALTHRPVQAGAAVLRVQSLSLPRADQFGVDLIDMEFEVRAGEVVGIAGVSGNGQKELMYALSGEDTRAAEATVQVGGRPVGRMNPRQRRALGLHFVPEERLGRGAVPTMGLAHNLLLTRSNCVGGGGWIRTGALAAHARAIIERFHVKAGGPHAAAKSLSGGNLQKFIVGREIDANPKLLIVSQPTWGVDVGAAAQIRGEILALRDAGCAVLVVSEELDELFEICDRLHVVAKGHLSPSVDRADATVERIGEWMSGLWHADVQSHLARMDGAAAPGGAAHVH, encoded by the coding sequence ATGAATTCTTCCCCCACCCCGCCGCCGGGTGCCGTGGTGCCGCGTCTGCAGCTGACGGGCATCACCAAGCGCTACCCGGCGGTCGTCGCCAACAGCGGCGTGTCGCTCACCGTGCAGCCCGGCGAGGTGCATGCCGTGCTGGGTGAGAACGGCGCCGGCAAGTCCACCCTGATGAAGATCATCTACGGCGCCGTCAAGCCCGACGAAGGCCAGATGCACTTCGACGGCCGGCCCGTGCAGATCCGCAACCCGCAGGAGGCGCGGGCGCTGGGCATCGCCATGGTGTTCCAGCATTTCAGCCTGTTCGACACGCTCACCGTGGCCGAGAACGTCTGGCTGGGCCTGGACAAGAGCCTGCAACTGGCCGAGGTCACGCGCCGCATCACGGCCACCGCCGCGGAGTACGGCCTGGACATCGATCCCCACCGCCCGGTGCACACGCTGTCGGTGGGCGAGATGCAGCGGGTGGAGATCATCCGCGCGCTGCTCACCAATCCCAAGTTGCTGATCCTGGACGAGCCCACGTCGGTGCTCACGCCCCAGGCGGTCGAGAAGCTCTTCGTGGTGCTGCGCAAGCTGGCCAGCGAAGGCTGCAGCATCCTGTACATCAGCCACAAGCTGCACGAGATCCGCGCGCTGTGCACGGCCTGCACGGTGCTGCGCGGCGGCAAGGTGACAGGCGTCTGCAACCCGGCGGAGGAAACCAACGCCTCGCTGTCGCGCATGATGATCGGTGCCGAGCCGCCGGCGCTCACCCACCGGCCGGTGCAGGCGGGCGCAGCGGTGCTGCGCGTGCAGTCGCTGAGCCTGCCGCGGGCGGACCAGTTCGGCGTGGACCTGATCGACATGGAGTTCGAAGTGCGCGCGGGCGAGGTCGTCGGCATCGCCGGCGTCTCCGGCAACGGCCAGAAGGAACTGATGTACGCGCTGTCGGGCGAAGACACGCGCGCCGCAGAGGCCACGGTGCAGGTCGGCGGCCGGCCCGTGGGCCGCATGAACCCGCGCCAGCGCCGCGCCCTGGGCCTGCATTTCGTGCCCGAGGAGCGGCTGGGCCGCGGCGCCGTGCCCACCATGGGCCTGGCGCACAACCTGCTGCTCACGCGCAGCAACTGCGTCGGCGGGGGCGGCTGGATCCGCACCGGCGCGCTGGCCGCGCATGCCCGCGCCATCATCGAGCGCTTCCATGTCAAGGCGGGCGGGCCGCATGCCGCGGCCAAGTCGCTGTCCGGCGGCAACCTGCAGAAGTTCATCGTGGGGCGCGAGATCGACGCGAACCCCAAGCTGCTCATCGTGTCCCAGCCCACCTGGGGTGTGGACGTGGGGGCGGCCGCGCAGATCCGCGGCGAAATCCTGGCCCTGCGCGACGCCGGCTGCGCCGTGCTGGTGGTCAGCGAGGAGCTGGACGAGCTGTTCGAGATCTGCGACCGGCTGCACGTGGTGGCCAAGGGCCACCTGTCGCCGTCGGTGGACCGCGCCGACGCCACGGTCGAGCGCATCGGCGAATGGATGAGCGGCCTGTGGCATGCGGACGTGCAGTCGCACTTGGCCCGCATGGACGGCGCCGCCGCACCGGGAGGGGCCGCCCATGTCCATTAA
- the cobJ gene encoding precorrin-3B C(17)-methyltransferase, with amino-acid sequence MVTTNAPARTGRLAIAGLGPGALDQITPEVAAALQGATDVVGYLPYVARARALVEQAGGSPAVAWHASDNRVELERAQHALALAAEGRQVVVVSSGDPGVFAMAAAVFEAIEHAPAEQSAAWQMLDVQVLPGITAMLAAAARAGAPLGHDFCCINLSDNLKPWAVIARRVQLAAEADFAMAFYNPRSRSRPEGFVRLLELLRAQCEPTRLMVFARAVSTPEEHLHVCTLAEATPEMADMRTVVLVGNSTTRQVGRWVYTPRFYAPEAAEIAAPAPGSAP; translated from the coding sequence ATGGTGACGACGAATGCCCCCGCGCGCACCGGCCGCCTGGCCATTGCGGGCCTGGGCCCTGGCGCCCTGGATCAGATCACCCCGGAAGTGGCCGCTGCCTTGCAGGGCGCCACCGATGTCGTCGGCTACCTGCCCTACGTCGCCCGCGCCAGAGCGCTGGTGGAACAGGCCGGCGGCAGCCCCGCCGTGGCCTGGCATGCCTCCGACAACCGCGTGGAACTGGAACGCGCCCAGCACGCCCTGGCGCTGGCCGCTGAGGGCCGGCAGGTGGTGGTCGTATCGTCCGGCGACCCCGGCGTGTTCGCCATGGCCGCAGCAGTGTTCGAGGCCATTGAGCACGCCCCGGCGGAGCAGTCCGCGGCATGGCAGATGCTCGACGTACAGGTGCTACCCGGCATCACCGCCATGCTCGCCGCAGCGGCCCGTGCCGGCGCACCGCTGGGCCATGACTTCTGCTGCATCAATCTGTCGGACAACCTCAAGCCCTGGGCCGTGATCGCGCGGCGCGTGCAGCTGGCAGCCGAGGCCGACTTCGCCATGGCCTTCTACAACCCGCGCTCGCGCAGCCGGCCCGAAGGGTTTGTGCGCCTGCTGGAGCTGCTGCGCGCGCAGTGCGAGCCCACGCGCCTGATGGTCTTCGCGCGGGCCGTGTCCACGCCCGAGGAACACCTCCACGTCTGCACGCTGGCCGAGGCCACGCCCGAGATGGCCGACATGCGCACCGTGGTGCTCGTGGGCAACAGCACCACACGGCAGGTGGGGCGCTGGGTCTACACCCCGCGCTTCTATGCGCCGGAAGCGGCCGAGATCGCTGCACCCGCCCCAGGCAGCGCGCCATGA
- a CDS encoding cobalt-precorrin-6A reductase has protein sequence MTHVLLLGGTSGASQLAQALHRGGVPAVFSYAGVTQSPVAQLLPTRIGGFGGAEGLAQFIRSERITHVVDATHPFAAQMSRNACAACDATGTPLLALERAPWQPQAGDRWIEVPDMAGAAAALPQEAARVFLAVGRKQLAAFAERPAHHYLLRLVDAPEPGSLPLPDTTVVLGRGPFSAHDDEALLRTHRIGWLVAKNAGGEATRGKLEAARALGLPIVMVQRPVLPERARTEDVAAVLHWIAHGALPGAGAAISAASGA, from the coding sequence ATGACGCATGTTCTCCTGCTGGGCGGTACCAGCGGCGCCAGCCAGTTGGCCCAGGCGCTGCACCGCGGCGGCGTGCCCGCGGTCTTCTCGTACGCCGGCGTGACCCAGTCGCCCGTGGCACAGCTGCTGCCCACGCGCATCGGCGGCTTCGGCGGTGCGGAAGGGCTGGCGCAATTCATTCGGAGCGAGCGCATCACCCATGTGGTGGACGCCACGCACCCGTTCGCCGCACAGATGAGCCGCAATGCCTGCGCGGCCTGCGATGCGACCGGCACGCCGTTGCTGGCTCTGGAGCGCGCGCCCTGGCAACCGCAGGCCGGCGACCGCTGGATCGAAGTGCCCGACATGGCTGGCGCCGCTGCGGCGCTGCCACAAGAGGCCGCCCGCGTGTTCCTGGCCGTGGGGCGCAAGCAGCTCGCGGCCTTCGCGGAGCGGCCCGCGCACCACTATCTGCTGCGCCTGGTGGATGCGCCCGAGCCGGGCAGTCTGCCCTTGCCCGACACCACGGTGGTGCTGGGGCGCGGCCCCTTCAGCGCGCATGACGATGAGGCGCTGCTGCGCACGCACCGCATCGGCTGGCTGGTGGCCAAGAACGCCGGCGGCGAGGCCACGCGCGGCAAGCTGGAGGCTGCGCGCGCGCTGGGCCTGCCGATCGTGATGGTGCAGCGCCCGGTGTTGCCCGAGCGCGCCCGTACCGAAGACGTGGCTGCCGTGCTGCACTGGATCGCTCATGGCGCGCTGCCTGGGGCGGGTGCAGCGATCTCGGCCGCTTCCGGCGCATAG